In Candidatus Dadabacteria bacterium, the DNA window TGCTTGTTGCTGAGCACCGATGCAAGCCTTTCGTTTGCCCTTGAAAGATCTTTTACGGGAACCAATATGAATTTCAAAACTGCTACCTCGCTGTGGCGGGTCTCCAACCACGCACTATTGTATCAATAAAAGTATCGCTTGAAAAACAGAAAAGCCGAGGGATTCTGAAGTGTTGCTTCGGGCATTGACATTTGTCACTTGACACATTACACTGCTTGAGTGATTAAATCGTTTCGTCATCGTGGTCTAAAGGCTTTATATAGAGGTGAACGTCCGGCGAAAATCGCGCCTGAGCACATTGCAAAACTTAAGCGTATACTGACTGTGTTGGACCAAAGCAGTGGACCAGAAGATATGAATCTGCCCGGCTTCCAGTTGCACCGACTCAAAGGTTCGTTAAAAGGTTATTATGCTGTTTCAGTTTCGGGCAACTGGCGGGTCACGTTCCGGTTCAAAGATGGCGATGCTGTGGATGTCAATTATTTGGATTATCATTGAATGGTCCATATGTGATTAAAGGAGAAAAATTATGGCAATGAAAGATCCTGTACATCCGGGCGTTATCGTACGCGAGGATTGTATGGAACCCTTGAATCTATCGGTTACCGAGTGCGCAAAAGTGCTTGGGGTTGCACGCCAGACGCTTTCCAATCTTGTCAATGCAAAAGCATCCGTTTCCGTTGAAATGGCCTATAGATTGTCGAAGGCATTTGGTTCGACTCCGAGAACTTGGCTTGGCATGCAGTTGGCATTTGA includes these proteins:
- a CDS encoding type II toxin-antitoxin system RelE/ParE family toxin, yielding MIKSFRHRGLKALYRGERPAKIAPEHIAKLKRILTVLDQSSGPEDMNLPGFQLHRLKGSLKGYYAVSVSGNWRVTFRFKDGDAVDVNYLDYH
- a CDS encoding HigA family addiction module antitoxin; translation: MAMKDPVHPGVIVREDCMEPLNLSVTECAKVLGVARQTLSNLVNAKASVSVEMAYRLSKAFGSTPRTWLGMQLAFDLAHTQELEEKIKVKRVSVERGSKARTTPQSG